Sequence from the Aspergillus nidulans FGSC A4 chromosome III genome:
CTGCGCTACTGAAAAGGTAACCTGTTCGCAAGGCGATTTCGTGCTTGCTATAAAAGAGGGTCAAGTACGTCATCAGGCCAGGAAAAAGACCAGCTTCGACAACTCCAAGCAGCAGCCGACAGGCGATGAGTCCGCCATAATTCTGGGTTATACCCGTCAAAGTTGCTATAACGCCCCAGATGATTGCTATGGCCGCAATATAACGTGATGGTGTAAGCTTTTTTATGACGAGGTTTGAGGGTACCTCAAAAAGCTGTCGGCCATTAATGGTTAGATGCAGGTCATCGGATCAAGACGGGTTCAATACGCACACAGTAGGTGACGAATAGAATCGACACTGCGACCTGATACTGGTCACCAACCAAGCccagatcctcctccagacCATATAATCGAGCGTTTCCAATGTTGACTGCACGTGATGTAAAGTTAGCGGGTTAGCGTGCACATGGCCGGAGAGCATACCTCTATCCAGAAAGCTAAAGAGATACAAGAGGACCACAAAAGGGAGAATGTACAGGTCCATCTTCctgatgagcttcttctcagccttctcatcAATGGCCCACATATCGGAGTTCGAGTCCATTTCTGGAACACTCGCTTCTTTATTTCCAAGCCTTTGTTGTTCGACGTCCATTTCGGGTTCGCAGATCTGTATCTTTAGATCGCGCTGTGTCGTTTGCCCCGATCAATGGCTATATAACGCTTTTTCTGCTGTTTCGAGGCAAAAATAAACCGTGGCGCGGCCGGTCTCGGAGGCGAATTTAACGGGATTTACCGGCACTCGTTCTGGCAGCGCCCATGCTCGCTTATAAGGACTCGAAGCCGTGTATGGTGCAGGACCGCGTCACGCCATAGCCAAGGATAAGGGATCAAAATTTATATCAAATGACTGAAGCCATCGAATGAAGGAGGAAGGCGATCTGACAAAAGTGGGAGAAAATGAAGCGCCAAGACTCCAGACTCAGAGCTTATCGAGTTTATCAGCTTTATCAGCGGTACCGCATAGTAACAGTACACAAAAGTGGGATATGGAGTTCCTAAACGCATTTTACCTGGTTTTTAATGATCTTGGATATTCTATCTCATTATTGACATACCAGAATATTGCGTGGTCGTTTCAAAGCAAGGGTGTTTTGCGCTCGCATTGATATTTCCCACAACGTCAGGCTAGACCGAAGCTGAGACATCAATGCGAAACCGAGCAGGTGCCGCATATTCAATGAGTTAACTCCATATCGTGCAGATCATTATCGCGTCTTATCTTTCAGATTCATCTTGAATTGACCAGAACTCAGCCTTCTGATGCCATCTAAGGTCTCGCTCAGAATCACTGGACGTCAGTGCTGATCTACTCTAGAGTACAATAATCTTCTTTGGCGCACTTTATAGTATCTGCTTCTCTGACATCTATACTTTGTCTTGCTCTCAGACAACTCTGAGCTGGCACCCAGCGTTTTGTTACTATGTGATGCTGTGAGCATCGAGATCTACTTATACCCCGTCAAATCTATAGATATGGTAAAGTTGGCACTCAAAACGGTTGACTACTTTGACAGTTACAGTGATTCCTCAGCTTGCAAATTACTTTGGGGCTCAAGAAGACCGGGTAATATCTAATTCTCAGAAATTGTACTTGGCTCTGGTAACCCATCAAGCTGCCAACCTAGACACCACAAAGGCGTCTCCAGAGGGCTGCTGGATGGAACCCCAATCATCCTCTGCGTTGCGTCATCTTCAAACATCCTTCGTTGAACATGTCTATGGACGGTGTACAACTTGACGGCCCCATTGTCTCTCTATATTTTCACCAAGTTCCTATTGTGAGTATACAAATGGTCATGGCTAGGAAAGGTTTGCAGTTTTTCTCACACTTGTCAGCGACTGAACCATTGACATCAATCACAGAATAAGAATCCTAAGAGACGAGAAAAATAAACCGAAGTTCGAATCGCCTTTTGCGTCAGTAATACTACGCTATTAAGTACCCCATTCGCAATGATTGTACAAGTCTATCGGCAATGGATTTACATCGAGGTAGCCCAGTTATTCACGCTTTTCACTTTCAATCAGCCAAGACAAATTACGATATACTGCCGCCGAAATAATAGCCAGAGAAACAATCCGTGACGTCCTTACGGCAACAACATCTATCAGTTGATGAGTTTGAGGAAATTACTATACGAGTTCCTCGACGTAGCCAAGGGAATCAGCAACAAGTGGAGAAATATATCGCAAATCAGGTTACAGATGCACTATTGCTGCCTGAAGATAATTGGACCTCGAAGTTAAGCGGGTTCTACCAGAGGGACATTCTCGGCGCGCTGCAGGATAAGCCAGGCTGCCTGCTTTCAAGCACAATAGTGGTGGTCCTCGCGCTGCGATGCCTTGTACGACGATAGACCTAGGTTGACATCCAACTTCTAGCGGCAAGTCTCCTAAAACTGGACGGTATTATTTGACATACGAAGGTGATAGAGTGAGAGAACTCTCAGAGGCAGTGTACTCGGGGTCAATTTCTCTGATTACCGGGCAATGTTTCTCTCACAGCCATATTTAGAACCTGACGTTGGAAGTAAGGAAGACTCCCTATATCTCAACTCTGTCAACCAAGTGGTGGCCTTGCATTGGGTAAGGCTACCCACACTTGATGATGACCAGGGTTCTCAACATATCGCTTGTGTATCAAGTCTTTGAGAAAGAGCAAAAGTTGGGGCAGTCCCACCCCCATTCCATGGAGGCTTTGACCACATTTAGTGAAGCACCTTTTAGGATGTCTTTTCAATACATGTAAATTACCGAGGTTTATTGTGCAGACCCTCTCAGGAATGATTAGGAGGAATAGTACGAATGTAAGTCCGATGTAGAGTACGAGGTTTCACAAAATATATCTGAAAGCCGACTAGCTCAGATTCGAATATTTTGATCGTTTGTTGCAATGTGAGATTCTTGATTCGCTCCCTTACTGAGAGCAAATAGAGCACTAAGTCGGTGTATGGTCTGCCTTTTGAAGCACCATCAGGCCTCATACCTCTCAAAGACCACCGAGAGTTCGCGTCTGATCACTCCATGAACTCGCATAAGACCACTGGATGCGTTGATAGCTTCATGCTGGGCGAGTTCACAGAAGCATGCACAGAGTATATTTTCGCCGATCGCACTGACAACAAGCCCCAGGCCACGAGGTACTATATATTAGACGCTTTAGGAATGTTTTCACGATTTGGCATATATCAACAGCTCTTTTTCTAGTTAATCAATTACTTTGTCAGATTCTACTATTTGATAGGTAAgataaaaataaagaaatATTTTGGGAAATCATCATGAGAATTTAGAGTATGAGTCTGACACTCAGCTGCATACCTCGGCAGGAAAATCAGTCAATCTTACATACtagtagcagcagctcccCCTCACGTGTCTAGCAGGAAGTGGAGTAAGGCCAAACATCGGGGTTCGCTCTGTGTACCTTAACCCTCATACGATCTCATCCAGACATATCTCGTTCTACACGTTGCTTTCAAGATGTCACAGAACTACGGAGAGTACCAGCAAGAGATTTACGGGCAAGGCGCCTTGATGGGCCTGAAGCCAAATGTCAGCACCGACGCCCGTTTACTCGAGGAGCAGGCCCGAAAGGCTTTAAGTGACATCGCGTATAATTATGTCGccggaggagctggagagaaggCTACGATGGACAGTAATCGTCTGGCATTTCGCCAATGGAAGCTGTAAGCTGATTCCTTCGCTGTTGGGTCTACGTAGGACATGGAACGACTGATGTCCCCGGCATTTACAGAATTCCCAAGATGCTGAGGAAGGTTGGTGATGCCCCTGTCTCTTGTCCTACCTCTGAATTATTTAATAAGTTTGCTTCTCTGTAGATGGATAAGCAGGACATCAGTGTAAATCTCTTTGGGCAAGATTACCCGACGCCCCTTATTATGGCGCCTGTGGGTGTCCAAGGGCTATTCCACCCGGACAAGGAGACAGGTTTGGCCGAGGTATGCGCTGAGACCGGTGTACCGTATACTCTAAGCACTGCGAGCACCAGCTCTATTGAAGAAGTTGCGAACGCGAGCGGAGACGGCAAGAGGTGGTTTCAGCTCTATTGGcccggcgacgacgatatcACCCTTTCACTGGTGAAACGGGCAAAAGAAAACGGATATTCTGTCCTGGTGGTCACACTAGACACCTGGTCTCTGTCCTGGAGGCCGGCAGACCTCGATAATGCTTACATCCCGTTCATCCGCGGAATCGGCAACCAGGTCGGCTTCTCAGATCCAGTATTCCGCGCCAAGTTCGAAAAGGAAAGCGGTTCAAAAGTCGAAGACGATATCGTTGGAGCATCTAGGGCATGGATCAGCAAGGTTCTATCCACTACGCCTCATGTCTGGGACGAGGTTTCCTTCTTGCGGAAACACTGGGATGGTCCGCTCGTGCTCAAGGGCATCCAACATGTGGAAGATGCGAAGCTTGCGCTTGAAGCTGGCTGTGATGGTATCGTAGTTTCCAACCACGGAGGTATGGCACTCAATCTCTCTTCATATTTCCTTTTCCCCATGGCTTCGCTGCATGCTAACTGGGCGCAGGTCGTCAAGTTGATGGAGCTATTGCGTCGTTGGAGGTGCTTCCGGAGATAGTTGACGCGGTCGGAGATAAGTTGACTGTACTCTTCGATTCTGGGATTCGAACAGGTGCCGACATTATCAAGGCTCTATGTCTGGGAGCCAAGGGTGTCTTGGTTGGCAGGCCGGTGATTTATGGCTTGTCAATTGATGGCAAGAATGGCGCCAAAGCCGTCATCAAGGGACTCCAGGCCGATCTGTGGCAGAGCATGTCATTATCAGGAATCTGCACAGTGGCAGAGTGCACCAGGGACAAAATCCGCAAAATCCAGTATCCTGGCGACACGAAAGCCATGCTGTGATACTGTTGTCGTGTTACATAGCTACATATATATCTCGCGTCAGGTCAAAGACCGAAATAGAGAACACGTGCTTTATCGAGATAGCACGATGGAACCAAATTGATATTTTAACTGGTAAAAGTCAATACAAGGTTGGGCGCATGATTGCCACTGTATATATTGGTTTGCGGAGGCTCCGTTGGGGAAGCACAGGGAAGTGAAATCACATGCCACGATGCCCCTCAAAATTACCCCCGTTGTGAATGGTCACTCGCCAGCTGACTCTTCTGACGCAACCGACGCCCCCGACGCATCCAGACGCCTGAATATTAAAGTTCTGATTATTCCAGCTTCATTTAGATGATATAGTCTACTGTCTTCACCGTATGGCTCAAAGAAACCTTCCCGGGAAACGCTGACCGTCCGGCGGAAACGATTTAAGTGATTACGTCAATGGCTCGCGATGCCTAGAATACTGGGCTTTGGATCAAGATCTAAACAAAATGATATCGAAGCCACCGGATCGGATAGCCATGAGGGCGCAAGCTATACACCGACGATTTCAGGAACGTCTCTCCTTCCCGGACCAGTCGCCTCTCTTGTGTCCTTCGTCGCGCAGTCTACCTCTTTATCGCTACGGGTAGGGACTTATTTCGGCGGAGTCGCTCTCGATGGGGCAAGAATCACAACATTGACCGGGTTAGAACTGAGTCGAACTGTAATCGAGGGGATTCTGACCAGAGCCGGGCGGGATATTGCCGTTCGAAGCAGCGGGAGTTATGGCAAAGCAGAAGCCGAGTCCATTCTCGAGAGGAGCGTAAGCTGATCCCGGGAGTCTCATATCGTTCGCGCGTTCGTGTATTAACCTGATGATTAGTTGGCTGCCTTGCATACGACGATAACATCCGCGTCGTTCTTTGCCGCTGCATCCTTTCAATTTTCCTCTACAACCCTCTCGTCCGCCTCAAATATGTCCCAGGCGCTTCTCTCGACACTCGATGCTATCCTTGGGTCTACGGAATCATCGAGAGCCATCGCGGCCATTATAACCCTTATTCGCAAGGAGTTCAGAGAGCAAAGCGCTGAATCAGGGTCCGAGAaagttggagttggggatCTACTGGTTGGGACTGTCGGGTTCGCGATGCTCCAGAGGTGGGGTAGAAAAAACACGGAGAGGCATATCCGTCTCAATGGTGGACTAGAGACTGTATGGGATGTTGTGATCCTAGACAACGGGATTCGTGCGGATGTCCTTGATATGCAGCAAATACAGCCCGTAAACAACCGGCCCGAGATCATGCGCAACCGATCGCGACGCTCTTCATTCGTAACTCCTGGAAATGCTGA
This genomic interval carries:
- a CDS encoding lactate 2-monooxygenase (transcript_id=CADANIAT00006323), producing MSQNYGEYQQEIYGQGALMGLKPNVSTDARLLEEQARKALSDIAYNYVAGGAGEKATMDSNRLAFRQWKLIPKMLRKMDKQDISVNLFGQDYPTPLIMAPVGVQGLFHPDKETGLAEVCAETGVPYTLSTASTSSIEEVANASGDGKRWFQLYWPGDDDITLSLVKRAKENGYSVLVVTLDTWSLSWRPADLDNAYIPFIRGIGNQVGFSDPVFRAKFEKESGSKVEDDIVGASRAWISKVLSTTPHVWDEVSFLRKHWDGPLVLKGIQHVEDAKLALEAGCDGIVVSNHGGRQVDGAIASLEVLPEIVDAVGDKLTVLFDSGIRTGADIIKALCLGAKGVLVGRPVIYGLSIDGKNGAKAVIKGLQADLWQSMSLSGICTVAECTRDKIRKIQYPGDTKAML